One region of Estrella lausannensis genomic DNA includes:
- the mtaB gene encoding tRNA (N(6)-L-threonylcarbamoyladenosine(37)-C(2))-methylthiotransferase MtaB, with protein MKNPLHIVSHNNQEDRETPFIPRAEKGDTYRIVTLGCRTNQYESQAYQDQLREMGLRKAEEGESASLCIVNTCTVTEQAESSSRYEIRSLAKANPGSKILVTGCAAERDPDSFKALPGVHAVIGNAKKDQLLASVFDEATLPEFSIKRFEAHTRAFVKVQDGCNSFCSYCIIPYVRGRSRSRSIPEILVELRDLVQNGFKEVVLTGINIGDFDGKDASGNPWKLAQLVREVDKIEGIERIRISSIDPDEVDDDLQDAVFNGKKTCPSMHIVLQSGSNAVLKKMRRKYTRQIFFETIDRLKENPDFTFTTDVIVGFPGETEEDHLETLDAMKYVRFAKVHMFPYSDRPRTLASKMPNKVPHEIIQRRKAEVLAAAERYSFDLRSSFIGREYTVLTESQDPKRPGHMMGHTENFLYVSFPYENTRSNEIAKVRLLENAPDCLIGQVVRGA; from the coding sequence ATGAAGAATCCACTACACATCGTATCCCACAATAATCAAGAAGATAGGGAAACTCCCTTCATTCCCCGCGCTGAAAAAGGTGATACCTATCGCATCGTGACACTAGGATGCCGCACCAACCAGTATGAATCGCAGGCCTACCAGGATCAATTAAGGGAAATGGGGCTTAGAAAGGCCGAAGAGGGCGAGAGCGCTTCGCTATGCATAGTCAACACCTGCACCGTGACCGAACAGGCGGAGAGCTCCAGCCGCTACGAGATCCGCTCGCTTGCCAAGGCAAATCCCGGAAGCAAAATTTTAGTGACCGGCTGCGCGGCAGAGAGGGATCCCGACTCCTTTAAGGCCCTTCCCGGTGTGCATGCGGTGATCGGCAATGCCAAAAAAGATCAGCTTTTAGCGTCCGTCTTCGATGAGGCAACCTTGCCGGAGTTTAGCATCAAACGTTTTGAAGCACACACGAGAGCCTTTGTCAAAGTGCAAGACGGCTGCAACTCCTTTTGTTCTTACTGCATTATCCCCTATGTGCGTGGAAGATCGCGCTCCCGTTCAATTCCTGAGATCTTGGTCGAACTTCGGGATCTTGTGCAGAACGGGTTTAAGGAAGTGGTTTTGACGGGTATCAATATTGGGGATTTTGACGGCAAGGACGCGTCGGGCAATCCCTGGAAACTCGCGCAACTTGTCCGCGAAGTGGATAAAATCGAGGGGATTGAAAGGATCCGCATCTCTTCGATCGACCCCGATGAAGTCGACGACGACCTTCAGGATGCCGTATTTAACGGAAAGAAAACCTGTCCCTCGATGCATATCGTTTTGCAATCCGGCTCCAACGCCGTGCTGAAAAAAATGCGCCGCAAATACACGCGCCAGATTTTCTTTGAGACCATCGACCGTTTAAAAGAGAATCCCGACTTTACCTTCACAACCGACGTGATTGTCGGCTTTCCGGGTGAAACCGAAGAGGACCACTTAGAGACTTTGGATGCGATGAAATATGTACGCTTTGCCAAAGTGCACATGTTCCCCTACAGCGACAGACCAAGAACGCTTGCGTCGAAGATGCCAAACAAAGTACCCCACGAGATCATTCAGCGAAGAAAAGCCGAAGTGCTGGCTGCTGCCGAGCGGTACTCTTTTGATCTAAGAAGCTCCTTTATTGGAAGAGAGTACACTGTCTTGACCGAGAGCCAAGATCCCAAGCGCCCGGGCCATATGATGGGTCACACGGAAAACTTTCTCTATGTCAGCTTTCCCTATGAAAACACCAGATCGAATGAGATTGCAAAAGTCAGACTCTTAGAGAACGCGCCTGATTGTTTAATCGGCCAAGTGGTGAGGGGAGCTTAA
- a CDS encoding GNAT family N-acetyltransferase — MAINIRRARPHDAPSLAETERTIAADPGYLCSIPAELDPQKFRETIERLESGEQGVYLIAEDQEKIAGHGYLLKHPLKNLSHVAELTIALHPDWQGKGIGMLLMQALIEWAEKDPNLEKIELNVRATNTRAIQLYKKWGFRVEGYLTRHLKTVSGYIDDLVMGLHLRDAHPLPKLPEEFRTGVYAAVHQGDTILTVRQVGGPHAGKYDLPGGKVEADETVEEALRREMAEEVDMGFEKMRFIANLTAKAESQRGLRGAPFYLYQIGLIYAADGIYPLHQNPETLMDFSWKKAEELNTMNATPFLLSQCNPGTAS; from the coding sequence ATGGCAATTAATATCAGGAGGGCCCGTCCCCATGACGCCCCGTCGCTTGCGGAAACCGAAAGAACGATCGCTGCCGACCCAGGCTATCTTTGCTCTATCCCTGCTGAGCTGGACCCGCAAAAATTTCGGGAAACTATTGAGCGGCTGGAGAGCGGCGAACAAGGAGTCTACCTTATCGCCGAAGATCAGGAAAAAATTGCCGGTCATGGCTATTTGCTGAAACATCCCCTAAAAAACCTGTCGCACGTCGCCGAGTTAACGATTGCCCTGCATCCTGACTGGCAGGGTAAAGGAATCGGCATGTTGCTAATGCAAGCGCTCATCGAATGGGCCGAAAAAGATCCCAACCTCGAAAAAATCGAACTCAATGTCAGAGCTACCAACACTCGGGCTATCCAGCTCTATAAAAAATGGGGCTTTCGGGTGGAGGGATATCTCACCCGGCATCTTAAAACCGTCAGTGGCTATATCGATGATCTTGTCATGGGACTCCACCTCCGCGATGCCCATCCTCTGCCTAAGCTGCCTGAAGAGTTCCGAACGGGTGTTTATGCAGCGGTGCACCAGGGCGATACAATTTTGACAGTGAGGCAAGTGGGTGGACCTCATGCCGGAAAATACGATCTGCCGGGGGGGAAAGTCGAGGCGGATGAAACAGTGGAGGAGGCTCTTAGACGAGAGATGGCCGAAGAGGTCGATATGGGATTTGAAAAGATGCGCTTTATCGCCAATTTAACTGCAAAAGCAGAATCCCAGCGCGGACTGCGGGGCGCCCCCTTCTACCTCTACCAAATTGGATTAATTTATGCAGCCGACGGCATCTACCCTCTTCATCAAAACCCGGAAACCCTTATGGATTTTAGCTGGAAGAAGGCGGAGGAGCTCAACACAATGAATGCGACCCCCTTCCTCCTCTCGCAGTGCAACCCTGGGACAGCCTCTTAG
- a CDS encoding protein kinase domain-containing protein, translating to MDHMRVGASKISQAVNYLQEGVGKLMQRAPSPKEFKTNKVGLDKLGFKVLASGAEKHVLIPKNSIKASGSEAPEKVFYVPVRKYFFSKEKALKGEHAKMEDIKSRVPNGKYLAVESKVVEDRAKFGGTFALEVDAAVNDFEKELRKSDSTLQQRLSFCTDYARGMRDLHSAGYAYGDVKPENCLIYQDPATGEKSLKLSDFGKAEQVRPGEEKTYKGNLRFAPPEGKLSQAGDVFSAALVLIRTLEDPLLEHGAPLVPVKEGDRDSKLALDKRRGVEQLIVDHKAFPGIDEPSLSDKLFRRLPRQATLDKQPLENQNKQVEVLSEYVDVLTNSLVVNGMDKEKAAQLNNLLKEMINVSPDQRPNMAQVAERLGTLMR from the coding sequence ATGGATCACATGCGAGTGGGAGCTAGCAAAATCAGCCAGGCAGTCAACTACCTTCAGGAAGGGGTTGGTAAATTGATGCAGCGGGCTCCAAGCCCCAAAGAATTTAAGACCAACAAAGTCGGTCTCGATAAATTGGGTTTCAAAGTGCTGGCGAGCGGCGCTGAAAAACACGTGCTTATTCCCAAAAATTCGATCAAGGCGAGCGGTAGCGAAGCGCCCGAAAAAGTTTTTTACGTCCCCGTCCGAAAATACTTCTTCTCCAAAGAAAAAGCACTGAAGGGCGAACACGCTAAAATGGAGGATATCAAGAGCCGCGTTCCGAATGGGAAGTACCTGGCGGTGGAGTCGAAAGTTGTCGAAGACAGGGCTAAGTTTGGTGGCACCTTTGCCCTTGAAGTGGACGCGGCTGTGAACGACTTTGAAAAAGAGCTGAGGAAAAGCGATTCAACCCTGCAGCAGCGCCTAAGTTTTTGCACCGATTATGCGCGCGGGATGAGAGACTTGCACAGTGCCGGTTATGCCTATGGCGATGTGAAGCCGGAAAACTGCCTCATCTATCAAGATCCGGCCACCGGTGAAAAATCCTTGAAGCTTTCCGATTTCGGGAAAGCGGAGCAAGTTCGCCCGGGAGAAGAAAAAACCTACAAAGGCAACTTGCGTTTTGCCCCTCCCGAGGGAAAACTTAGTCAGGCTGGCGACGTTTTCAGTGCAGCTCTCGTTTTAATCCGCACCCTGGAAGACCCTCTTTTAGAACATGGCGCTCCCCTCGTCCCAGTCAAAGAGGGAGACCGCGATTCAAAGCTGGCTCTCGATAAGAGGCGCGGTGTTGAGCAACTGATCGTCGATCATAAAGCGTTTCCCGGCATCGACGAACCCAGCCTCTCTGACAAACTGTTCCGTCGCCTTCCAAGGCAAGCTACGCTCGATAAGCAGCCGCTGGAGAATCAGAACAAGCAAGTGGAGGTTTTGAGCGAGTATGTCGATGTTCTGACAAATAGTTTGGTGGTGAATGGAATGGATAAGGAGAAGGCGGCCCAGCTGAATAATCTTCTGAAGGAGATGATCAACGTCTCGCCGGATCAAAGGCCGAATATGGCACAAGTGGCCGAGCGCCTGGGAACTCTCATGAGATAG
- a CDS encoding heavy metal translocating P-type ATPase, giving the protein MGAIQKQIAVLTCVSLLVGTAEVFSFYDYRFEGTFWLLCFLATALIFGYPTLLKGLKSLLRLQFGNINLLMTIAFLGAFTLGEYPEGTIVILLFTLAELLESFGIMKSRKALENLAALIPKTAYLKKEAKEVAVHELKVGDVVVVFPDRAIPADGQVILGVSAVDESAITGEPFPKDKTAGDLVFAGTFNLKGLLEMEVSRTEQESAIEKIRRITLSAMEKKAIAERFIERFARIYTPLILCMSLAVFAFSSLYLKWPLALAIKQALVLLVISCPCALVISTPIAFFSSIGNATRSGILIKGGKWLEALASVNAFLFDKTKTLTKGKPKVAAVIPMNGTSREQLLACAAGLESYSSHPIAESIMRLAKDEGFSPHPVEKFEQILGRGVKADCLICGDRHHCIGKLQFILEEHHVPPDVIEMIDSLERQGNSVIVLSSFREVRGILAFQDEMRESSRECINELKAMGIVPVLVTGDTQREAERVADSLGIKKVIAEALPDQKARVVEEAIREFGKVGMVGDGINDAPALALSDVGISFSQNASEIAKEAASIIILSDRLQLLPELIKLGRATVATIRFNTALAIATKATVLAFALAGFASLPLAIFADVGITLIVIALSLRLFNWRSDKKAGSARIG; this is encoded by the coding sequence ATGGGAGCAATTCAAAAACAAATAGCGGTTCTGACGTGTGTTTCCCTGCTGGTTGGGACAGCGGAGGTGTTTTCCTTCTATGACTACCGTTTCGAGGGCACTTTTTGGCTGCTTTGCTTTCTTGCCACCGCCCTGATTTTTGGCTATCCAACGCTTCTGAAGGGACTCAAGTCCCTCTTAAGGCTTCAATTTGGCAACATCAACCTCCTGATGACCATCGCCTTCCTGGGCGCTTTCACTTTAGGTGAATATCCGGAGGGAACCATTGTGATCTTACTTTTCACGCTGGCAGAGCTTTTGGAGAGTTTTGGCATCATGAAAAGCCGCAAGGCTCTGGAAAACCTGGCAGCCCTGATTCCCAAAACCGCCTACCTCAAAAAAGAGGCCAAGGAGGTGGCAGTCCATGAGCTTAAAGTGGGAGATGTTGTGGTGGTCTTCCCGGACAGGGCTATTCCGGCCGATGGTCAAGTGATCCTCGGCGTCTCGGCCGTGGATGAATCGGCCATCACCGGAGAGCCCTTCCCCAAAGATAAAACAGCGGGAGACTTGGTCTTCGCCGGAACCTTCAATCTAAAGGGCCTCCTCGAGATGGAAGTGAGCCGCACCGAACAAGAATCGGCCATCGAGAAAATAAGGCGGATCACCCTCAGCGCAATGGAAAAAAAAGCGATCGCTGAGAGGTTTATCGAACGCTTTGCCAGGATCTACACTCCTTTGATCCTCTGCATGTCGCTTGCTGTGTTTGCCTTTTCGTCCCTATATCTCAAATGGCCCCTTGCCTTAGCGATCAAGCAGGCGCTTGTCCTCCTTGTCATCTCGTGCCCTTGCGCGCTTGTGATTTCGACACCCATTGCCTTCTTCTCATCGATCGGCAACGCCACCCGAAGCGGCATCCTGATTAAAGGGGGAAAGTGGCTTGAGGCTTTAGCTTCCGTCAACGCCTTTCTCTTTGACAAGACAAAGACTTTGACCAAGGGAAAACCTAAAGTGGCCGCGGTGATCCCCATGAACGGGACGTCGAGAGAACAACTTCTCGCCTGCGCCGCAGGTCTCGAGAGCTATTCAAGCCATCCTATCGCCGAGAGTATCATGCGCCTCGCTAAAGATGAGGGGTTCTCACCCCATCCCGTGGAAAAATTTGAACAGATCTTGGGCCGGGGTGTCAAAGCAGACTGCCTGATCTGCGGCGATCGACACCACTGTATCGGAAAGCTGCAATTCATTCTTGAAGAACATCATGTGCCTCCGGATGTGATTGAAATGATCGACAGTCTCGAGCGCCAAGGGAACAGTGTGATTGTTCTGAGCTCATTCCGCGAGGTAAGGGGGATTTTGGCATTCCAGGATGAAATGCGGGAAAGCAGCCGGGAGTGTATCAATGAACTTAAAGCCATGGGAATCGTGCCGGTCCTGGTGACGGGAGATACCCAGCGGGAAGCCGAAAGGGTGGCGGATAGTCTGGGGATTAAAAAAGTGATTGCCGAAGCACTTCCTGACCAAAAAGCGCGTGTGGTTGAAGAAGCAATCCGTGAATTTGGTAAAGTGGGCATGGTCGGTGATGGCATCAATGACGCGCCAGCCCTTGCTTTATCAGACGTTGGGATCTCTTTCTCGCAGAATGCCAGTGAGATAGCGAAAGAAGCTGCTTCAATCATCATCTTGTCTGACCGCTTGCAGCTGCTGCCGGAGCTGATTAAATTGGGAAGAGCAACGGTCGCCACGATCCGATTCAACACGGCCTTGGCTATTGCTACCAAGGCCACGGTACTTGCTTTCGCCCTTGCCGGCTTTGCCAGCCTGCCTCTTGCAATTTTTGCCGATGTCGGCATTACGCTTATCGTCATCGCGCTCAGTTTAAGGCTTTTCAACTGGCGCTCCGATAAAAAAGCAGGAAGTGCTAGAATAGGGTAG
- a CDS encoding uracil-DNA glycosylase, with amino-acid sequence MLGDRFGELNEEIAACRRCPRLVTFREGVVPKKCFQETYWKKPVAGFGDTEASILLLGLAPAPHGGNRTGRIFTGDQSARFLMKALFNTGLSNQNHSEHADDGLELRGVYVTASVKCVPPQNRPSALETKNCSAFLQREFLLLKRLKVVLALGRHAFEAYLSLAAKRGELKSAAFSHGAFIPFKSLPLLIGSYHPSPQNTNRGLLTTRMLEEVLERAKRESGWEQFKNK; translated from the coding sequence ATGCTAGGTGATCGCTTCGGAGAACTCAATGAAGAGATTGCCGCATGCCGAAGATGTCCAAGGCTTGTCACTTTCCGTGAGGGAGTCGTCCCCAAAAAGTGCTTCCAGGAAACTTACTGGAAAAAACCGGTTGCCGGGTTTGGTGACACGGAGGCTTCGATTCTCCTTCTGGGGCTAGCTCCCGCTCCTCATGGCGGCAACAGGACAGGCAGAATATTTACCGGCGATCAATCGGCGCGCTTTCTGATGAAAGCGCTTTTCAATACGGGACTTTCCAACCAAAACCACTCGGAACACGCAGATGACGGGCTTGAGCTTCGGGGGGTCTACGTGACCGCCTCGGTAAAATGCGTCCCCCCACAAAATCGCCCCTCTGCTCTGGAAACCAAAAACTGCAGCGCTTTCCTGCAGAGGGAGTTTCTTTTGCTCAAAAGGTTGAAGGTGGTGCTCGCCCTTGGCCGGCACGCCTTCGAAGCCTATTTAAGTCTTGCCGCGAAAAGGGGAGAGTTAAAGAGCGCTGCCTTTTCCCACGGCGCTTTTATTCCTTTTAAATCACTGCCCCTGCTGATCGGCAGCTACCACCCTAGCCCTCAAAATACAAACAGGGGACTTTTAACGACTCGTATGTTAGAAGAGGTTCTTGAGCGAGCGAAGCGGGAATCCGGATGGGAGCAATTCAAAAACAAATAG
- the mscL gene encoding large-conductance mechanosensitive channel protein MscL, whose amino-acid sequence MSLVSVLKEFKEFAMRGSVVDLAIGLIIGAEFSRIVDSFVTDIMMPPIGYLIGGVDFSNLAWTLTIGSADSAPVKINYGLFINHVINFLIIAVVVFAVVKGMNTLRKAQTKERATTKKCPDCQMDIPLDAKKCGHCWSEFNRKSAV is encoded by the coding sequence ATGTCTTTAGTGTCCGTTCTAAAAGAGTTTAAAGAGTTCGCCATGCGCGGCAGCGTCGTGGATCTAGCGATCGGCCTTATCATCGGTGCCGAATTCAGCCGCATCGTAGATTCTTTCGTAACCGATATCATGATGCCGCCCATCGGCTACCTGATCGGTGGGGTTGATTTTAGCAATCTAGCCTGGACTCTCACAATAGGAAGCGCTGACTCGGCTCCTGTCAAGATCAACTACGGGCTGTTTATCAATCATGTGATTAATTTTCTGATCATCGCGGTAGTTGTATTTGCTGTTGTCAAAGGAATGAACACGCTGCGCAAGGCGCAGACCAAGGAGCGGGCCACCACCAAAAAGTGCCCGGACTGCCAGATGGATATCCCCCTGGACGCCAAAAAATGTGGTCACTGCTGGTCTGAATTTAACCGAAAAAGCGCAGTATAG
- the polX gene encoding DNA polymerase/3'-5' exonuclease PolX — MDKHQVADKLREMAQMLELKDENPYKVIAYRKAADSLELSEESLSCLIEENKLADLPGIGEALKEKIEILYRTGTHPALEKLKKEIVPGLIELMELQGLGAKKVRLLHEGLGINSKEELKAACEKGQVSKLAHFGEKMEHNLLEALSHHAKWKERRLYGEIQPVARAIQERLMSVPGVSHVDIVGSIRRFAETPADIDILASGPSRELIEAFTSMESVETTLAKGKFKASIKHRLGIQVDLRVTGDDTYPFNLIYFTGSKEHNIQLRNRAKKMGMKLSEWGLTQDDDELIAENEEEVYKLLGLSYITPELREGLGEIESAESNHLPQLIRETDIRGVFHVHTTASDGKNTLEQMAEFAAQLGWEYLGISDHSKSSVQAGGLSEERLFEQMEAIDRYNESKNKKIHLFKGVECDIMKDGSLDYERAVLEKLDFTIVSIHRFFTLSKEEQTKRLIKAIENPYTTMVGHLTGRLLLRRDAYPLNVKKVIDAAADNGKIIELNASPDRLDMDWRHWHYAKEKGVLASINPDAHSKEGLLHYAQGVSMARKGWLQAEDVLNTHPLAKVKKLLKSIQSGP, encoded by the coding sequence ATGGATAAACATCAAGTCGCCGATAAGCTGAGAGAAATGGCTCAAATGCTCGAGCTGAAAGATGAAAATCCCTACAAGGTGATCGCCTACAGGAAGGCAGCTGACAGCCTGGAATTGAGCGAGGAGAGCCTCTCGTGCCTAATAGAGGAGAATAAGCTGGCAGACTTGCCGGGAATCGGAGAGGCCCTAAAGGAAAAGATTGAAATCCTCTACCGTACAGGAACCCATCCCGCTCTCGAAAAGCTGAAAAAAGAGATCGTTCCGGGCCTTATCGAACTGATGGAGCTGCAGGGGCTGGGCGCAAAGAAAGTGCGTCTCTTGCATGAAGGTCTTGGAATAAATTCCAAAGAAGAGCTTAAGGCCGCCTGTGAAAAGGGCCAAGTCAGCAAGCTAGCGCATTTCGGAGAGAAGATGGAGCACAACCTCCTGGAGGCGCTATCGCATCACGCCAAATGGAAAGAGAGGCGTCTTTATGGCGAAATCCAGCCGGTAGCGCGGGCTATTCAGGAGAGACTCATGTCTGTCCCCGGCGTCAGCCATGTCGACATTGTGGGCAGCATCAGACGCTTCGCTGAAACCCCTGCGGACATCGATATTCTCGCTTCAGGCCCCTCCCGAGAGCTGATCGAAGCTTTCACCTCGATGGAATCGGTGGAAACGACTCTTGCCAAAGGTAAATTCAAAGCGAGCATCAAGCATCGCTTGGGAATTCAAGTCGATCTGCGGGTGACGGGAGACGACACCTATCCTTTCAACCTGATCTATTTCACCGGCTCGAAGGAGCACAATATTCAACTCAGAAACCGTGCCAAAAAGATGGGAATGAAGCTGTCTGAGTGGGGGCTGACTCAAGATGACGATGAGCTTATCGCCGAAAACGAAGAAGAGGTCTACAAACTATTAGGGCTGTCCTATATCACACCTGAGCTACGGGAAGGGCTGGGAGAGATCGAGTCGGCAGAATCCAACCATTTACCCCAATTGATCCGGGAAACCGATATCCGGGGAGTGTTTCATGTCCACACAACAGCCTCTGACGGCAAAAATACTTTAGAGCAGATGGCGGAGTTTGCCGCTCAACTCGGCTGGGAATATCTCGGCATATCAGATCACTCCAAGTCGAGCGTTCAGGCCGGCGGCCTCTCTGAGGAGCGCCTTTTTGAACAGATGGAAGCGATCGACAGATACAATGAGAGTAAAAACAAAAAGATCCACCTTTTCAAAGGGGTGGAGTGCGATATCATGAAGGACGGATCTTTAGATTATGAGAGAGCCGTTTTAGAAAAGCTTGATTTCACTATCGTTTCAATCCACCGGTTCTTCACTTTAAGTAAAGAGGAACAGACAAAACGGCTTATCAAGGCAATTGAAAATCCATACACAACAATGGTAGGCCACTTAACCGGCCGGCTCCTTCTCAGGAGAGACGCCTATCCTCTGAATGTTAAAAAGGTGATCGACGCGGCCGCGGACAACGGAAAGATCATTGAGCTTAACGCGAGCCCTGACAGGCTCGATATGGACTGGCGCCACTGGCACTATGCAAAAGAAAAAGGCGTGCTCGCTTCGATTAACCCCGATGCCCATAGCAAAGAGGGTTTGCTCCATTATGCGCAGGGTGTGTCGATGGCTCGCAAAGGGTGGCTGCAGGCGGAGGATGTGCTGAATACCCATCCGCTTGCTAAGGTGAAAAAACTGTTAAAGTCTATTCAAAGCGGCCCATAG
- the glgP gene encoding alpha-glucan family phosphorylase, producing the protein MNHDTDRSIAYFSMEIALESSMPTYSGGLGALAGDTIRSAADLRVPMVGVCLLYRKGYFFQTLQQDGQQLEQPTEWVVENFLTKTPGKVSVMIEGRQVFIEAWRYEAVSRKGFTIPVYFLDTDLAENSDEDRKLTYHLYGGDSKYRLCQEIVLGIGGVKMLRALGYSHINTFHMNEGHASLLTVELLDESCKEAGRTDINQQDIEKVRKMCVFTTHTPVPAGHDQFPLSLVEQVLGRHSIFEMKNIFCHEGNLNMTYLALNLSDYVNGVAKKHGEISRLMFASHTIDAITNGVYAPYWVSQPFQTLFDRYIPNWREDNFAFRYALNIPTGEVWDAHLKAKKQLFDFITQETNIALDIHTFTIGFGRRSATYKRGDLLFRNPERLRRIVKEGGKIQVIYAGKAHPKDQEGKALIQRIFHAMHDLKDDIKIVYLENYDLKLARLMTSGSDIWLNTPRPPMEASGTSGMKAALNGVPSLSILDGWWIEGCIEGVTGWSIGHSHEDYPYDPDQHDFTKIDDEDADSLYNKLEGAVIPLYYENRDEFIHIMLNSIALNGSFFNTHRMVQQYMLNAYLRFRAMGRFE; encoded by the coding sequence ATGAATCACGATACCGATCGCAGCATAGCCTATTTTTCTATGGAGATAGCCCTAGAGTCTTCGATGCCGACCTATAGCGGGGGCCTCGGGGCGCTCGCCGGCGACACTATCCGGTCCGCGGCCGATCTACGGGTTCCGATGGTAGGAGTCTGTCTGCTCTATCGCAAAGGGTATTTTTTTCAAACGCTGCAGCAAGACGGTCAACAGTTAGAACAGCCCACAGAGTGGGTGGTGGAAAACTTTTTAACCAAGACCCCCGGAAAAGTCTCCGTCATGATCGAGGGGCGGCAAGTCTTCATCGAGGCCTGGCGCTATGAAGCTGTTTCCAGAAAAGGGTTCACCATCCCAGTCTATTTCCTTGATACGGATCTTGCGGAAAATAGCGATGAAGATCGCAAGTTAACCTACCACCTCTATGGAGGGGATTCAAAATACCGCTTGTGCCAGGAGATTGTCCTCGGGATCGGCGGGGTAAAAATGCTAAGAGCGCTCGGCTACAGCCACATCAACACATTCCACATGAATGAGGGCCATGCCAGCCTGCTGACAGTGGAGCTTCTCGATGAATCGTGCAAAGAAGCGGGAAGGACGGATATAAACCAGCAAGATATTGAAAAAGTGCGCAAGATGTGTGTCTTCACCACGCACACGCCGGTTCCGGCTGGTCACGACCAGTTCCCCTTGAGCCTGGTTGAGCAAGTCTTGGGCAGGCACTCGATTTTCGAGATGAAGAACATCTTCTGCCATGAAGGCAATCTCAACATGACCTATCTGGCCCTGAACTTAAGCGATTACGTCAATGGAGTTGCTAAAAAGCACGGCGAGATTTCGCGGCTGATGTTTGCCTCGCATACCATCGATGCCATCACCAATGGCGTATACGCGCCCTATTGGGTCTCTCAACCCTTCCAGACCCTCTTCGACCGCTATATCCCAAATTGGCGGGAGGACAATTTCGCTTTCCGCTACGCATTGAACATTCCTACCGGCGAAGTCTGGGATGCCCACCTGAAAGCCAAAAAGCAACTTTTCGATTTCATCACGCAAGAGACCAACATCGCGCTCGATATCCACACCTTCACCATCGGCTTTGGCAGGAGATCGGCAACCTACAAACGAGGCGATCTGCTCTTTCGTAACCCCGAGAGGCTTAGGAGAATTGTAAAGGAGGGAGGCAAAATCCAGGTCATCTATGCTGGGAAGGCCCATCCCAAAGACCAGGAGGGTAAAGCCTTAATTCAACGCATTTTCCACGCCATGCATGACCTGAAGGATGACATCAAGATTGTCTATCTTGAAAATTATGATCTGAAACTTGCCAGGCTGATGACATCCGGCTCAGACATTTGGCTGAACACGCCCCGCCCCCCGATGGAAGCGTCGGGAACTTCAGGGATGAAGGCGGCGCTAAACGGCGTGCCCTCCTTAAGCATATTGGATGGCTGGTGGATCGAAGGGTGCATCGAGGGAGTCACAGGATGGTCAATCGGTCACTCGCATGAGGACTATCCATACGATCCAGACCAACATGATTTCACCAAAATCGACGACGAGGATGCCGACTCCCTCTACAATAAGCTGGAAGGAGCGGTTATTCCCCTCTATTATGAGAATCGCGATGAGTTCATCCACATTATGCTTAACAGCATCGCCCTGAATGGTTCCTTTTTCAATACGCATCGCATGGTGCAGCAATATATGCTCAACGCGTACTTAAGATTCCGCGCTATGGGCCGCTTTGAATAG